In Euryarchaeota archaeon, one DNA window encodes the following:
- a CDS encoding PQQ-like beta-propeller repeat protein: MFVITYSSLPASGQLPTTPYSAEDSHTWATLWTFGLDNGDMYWTANSSFQRRTTVYEGNQPIGQGGYAYVSPCATGQENVVYARFDNRVTAYNAQNGNELWTSDIGAEDVLSGIGYPGLAYDDPFLYVASASTIYKLKSTDQTEEWQRSLPPGPIERPTDSAVVRAGPNLFVPVNVYASTASGVGSAVHSLDVNTGAHLWRLELSNDQSGYTSVGESVLAWIPHGARGNITIVGRTPASPTVVARASTSFPPPGISFSVSLANTTAGAMGAATAFRAYWGDGGVTDWQSSPVLEHAYATAGQYRARFQARNDAGQTSSSLEVFQAGGSPPVEPDLASTVLAPENQERTFFIAGIAITAIGSAFGAWRIYGRRRVYARELRALESEEFMSRTEPAIHDTRLSARRQRIHGLHASGRLDSGQVNLLQRRVDELARNARLNVLHQDYGFLPVGLAGLLEKCLIDGKLGPAERAALVAAMEREPDLSSSSKEKVRRLIEEWSRHDA, translated from the coding sequence GTGTTCGTCATAACGTACTCAAGCCTTCCCGCGTCTGGCCAGCTACCGACAACGCCGTATTCCGCGGAGGACAGCCACACTTGGGCGACCCTATGGACCTTCGGCCTCGACAACGGCGACATGTATTGGACGGCCAATAGCAGTTTCCAGCGCAGGACAACCGTATACGAGGGTAACCAGCCTATCGGGCAGGGCGGTTACGCCTATGTTTCCCCGTGCGCCACGGGCCAAGAAAACGTGGTTTACGCTCGTTTCGACAACCGGGTCACGGCGTACAATGCCCAGAATGGGAACGAGCTCTGGACCTCGGACATCGGGGCAGAGGACGTTCTTTCGGGGATTGGATACCCGGGGCTCGCGTACGACGACCCATTTCTATACGTGGCCTCGGCGTCTACGATCTACAAACTCAAGTCTACGGACCAGACCGAAGAATGGCAGCGGTCGCTCCCGCCGGGGCCGATTGAAAGACCCACCGACAGCGCCGTGGTGCGCGCTGGCCCGAACCTTTTCGTTCCCGTAAACGTGTACGCCAGCACGGCGTCAGGGGTCGGAAGCGCCGTGCACTCCCTTGATGTCAACACGGGCGCCCATCTGTGGCGCCTTGAGCTTTCGAACGATCAGAGTGGATACACGAGCGTGGGGGAGTCCGTGCTCGCATGGATTCCTCATGGGGCCCGGGGAAACATCACCATTGTCGGGCGGACGCCCGCCTCGCCGACGGTCGTCGCCCGCGCGTCGACCTCCTTTCCGCCCCCCGGCATTTCTTTCTCCGTGAGCCTGGCGAATACGACCGCGGGAGCCATGGGAGCAGCGACGGCGTTTCGAGCCTATTGGGGGGACGGAGGCGTAACCGATTGGCAATCGTCACCGGTATTGGAACACGCGTACGCGACGGCGGGCCAATACCGGGCGCGCTTCCAGGCACGAAACGACGCCGGTCAGACCAGCAGTTCGCTCGAAGTCTTCCAGGCGGGAGGTTCTCCGCCGGTCGAACCCGACCTCGCCAGCACGGTGCTCGCCCCCGAGAACCAAGAACGTACTTTCTTCATTGCCGGCATCGCCATTACGGCGATTGGATCAGCCTTTGGGGCATGGCGCATCTATGGCCGACGACGAGTGTATGCCCGCGAGCTGAGGGCCCTTGAGTCGGAGGAGTTCATGAGTCGCACCGAGCCGGCCATCCATGATACACGGCTGTCGGCAAGAAGGCAGCGGATCCATGGACTTCATGCCTCGGGCCGCCTCGATTCCGGCCAAGTGAACCTATTGCAGCGTCGCGTCGACGAGCTCGCTCGAAATGCGCGATTAAACGTTTTGCATCAGGATTATGGGTTCCTTCCGGTCGGGCTAGCCGGTCTTCTTGAGAAATGCCTAATCGACGGAAAGCTTGGTCCGGCGGAACGGGCCGCGCTGGTGGCCGCAATGGAACGGGAACCAGATTTGTCATCGTCGAGCAAAGAGAAGGTCCGTCGCCTGATCGAAGAATGGTCACGTCACGACGCGTAG